A window of Myxococcales bacterium genomic DNA:
TTGTAACCATTCACCGCCTGCATGGGAACCGGATGCGTGGAGGCGCAGGCGCCCAGTGCGAAAACCGCGGCGAACAGCAGGAAAAGCAGCACCGTCAATTGCAAATTCGGCCGAACCTCGACCGGCCGTTCCTGGCGCGCCTCGATTTGTTCGATGGCGCGCTCCATGAAACGCGAACCGAGCCAGGAGGCGACCAGCCCCGGCCGCGGCCGGGCTTCCGGTTGCGGACCGGCTTCCCGCTCGCTGTTCAAGGCGGCTTTTACCAAGGTTTCTTCCATCGCTTCACCTCGCTAAAAAGAAACGGCCACGGTGTTGGCGTTCTCCACCCGGCCATGCACGAGCTGCTTGCTGGAAACGTTTTCAATCGAAATCATCTCGCCGACGGCGCCGTCTTCCCGCGCCACGCCGAAAGCGCTCACCACCAGCCCTTCGCGCCGGGCGACCAGCACCACGGCGTCGCCCCGCCGCACGATGGGAATCGGTTCGCAGCAATCCACGGTGATCAGTTGCCCTTCCTGAAGCGGATGAGCCAGCCGGGCCCCGACGATTTTCGCCGGATCGGTCTCCGGCACGCCGCGAATCGAGGCCAGGTCGACCTGCTTGGAAACCAGGTCGGTTTCGGCCAGCACGGTGCCGCGCGGCATCGCGCGGGCGGCGACCTGGATCGCGGCCTCGATGTGCACCCTGACGTTGAAGCTGCCGCGCACCTCGCGCCGGCCTTCCTGGCGGTACTCGACCACGTAGGTATGCGTGCCGGCCAACTGCTTTTTCGGGCCCTGTAGCACCCGTACCGTCACCGGACCGGCATTGATCATGACCGGCGTCGGTTCGCGGAGAAAATCGATCCGGTACCGATCGGCGGGCCACGGCGCGCGCTCGCGGATGTATGCCACGACGGCCTGCCGGCCCATTTCCAGGTCCACCGGCCAACCGGGACGCTCGACCGTGACGTGAGCCGG
This region includes:
- the flgA gene encoding flagellar basal body P-ring formation protein FlgA; this translates as MGLLFTLLLTLVFGAVVWAASPRWQVPESLSVNQDRISLADLLPDVPRDVLPAQLAETFIAQSPEPGRSRSLPGALLRKQFAAAGVPQVVVPAHVTVERPGWPVDLEMGRQAVVAYIRERAPWPADRYRIDFLREPTPVMINAGPVTVRVLQGPKKQLAGTHTYVVEYRQEGRREVRGSFNVRVHIEAAIQVAARAMPRGTVLAETDLVSKQVDLASIRGVPETDPAKIVGARLAHPLQEGQLITVDCCEPIPIVRRGDAVVLVARREGLVVSAFGVAREDGAVGEMISIENVSSKQLVHGRVENANTVAVSF